The Niallia alba genome includes a window with the following:
- a CDS encoding sensor domain-containing protein — protein MSPFLYLVFSIFLCCFSLMLILHVTNIAVKQNYKESTLTFLVAVIAGILITLIPYLSLLATNILEFKLEYLLHLIKFSMFSILFCFACFMLMGIMGKIPIKPRKIKYNRVREKYAYITVSVCGSIFILGFTYYLLYTLKMPLLLLKEHLIISLVLLISAIYTLSRIYEHLYIDKLIIKRRISFFKMLFLFFMFSICINSSLYIFVISLLLKFNFYMGTVALVSVVVLFILTIHYIENQLKYQQEQLEHKNNILTINEQHYRSLFENNPDAVFTLDLAGNFIAVNASVLPLTNLTLEELLQLTLMDLLVEEEKNKMLLILKDVYKGSNASFETIMRTKGEKTVNLKVTALPININEKITGAYFIAQDITKQIEMQNKVRFLAYHDELTGLLNRRGIYRRVENYIQSKTLAAAILIDIDMFKDINDHLGHMAGDIFLQQVAYRLHQVIETKGLIGRMGGDEFLICMTATQDKWEVIEILQEIQTAMKEPFKIQESTKEITLSIGVSYFPEDGEDFNTLIKHADMAMYKAKKHGRNNFIEYSSAFEEEKLNQITMLQELKLAINQEQFHLNFQPKHSSNDNKIVGIETLVRWQHPSKGIISPVKFIPLTEQNGLIIPISNWIIQEACRIYSQWIQSYHVSFHLSINVSPAHFLDNGFIDFLLK, from the coding sequence ATGAGTCCATTCCTATATTTAGTATTCAGTATTTTTCTATGTTGTTTTTCTTTAATGTTGATTCTCCATGTCACTAATATTGCCGTAAAGCAAAATTATAAAGAGTCCACACTTACATTCCTTGTAGCTGTGATAGCGGGTATTTTAATTACACTGATTCCATATTTAAGTCTACTGGCTACAAATATACTTGAATTTAAATTAGAGTATTTATTGCATTTGATAAAGTTTAGTATGTTTAGCATTCTGTTTTGTTTCGCTTGTTTTATGCTAATGGGGATTATGGGGAAAATTCCAATAAAACCGAGAAAAATCAAATATAATAGAGTGCGTGAAAAGTATGCTTATATTACAGTAAGTGTATGTGGATCTATTTTTATATTAGGATTTACATATTATTTACTATATACCTTAAAAATGCCGTTACTTTTATTAAAAGAACATTTAATTATTTCACTAGTACTGTTAATTTCCGCTATTTATACTTTGTCAAGAATATATGAGCATCTTTATATTGATAAGCTCATTATTAAAAGAAGAATATCTTTCTTTAAAATGCTTTTTCTTTTCTTTATGTTTAGTATTTGTATCAATTCCAGTCTCTATATTTTTGTTATTAGCCTTCTTTTAAAATTTAATTTTTATATGGGAACAGTCGCATTAGTTAGTGTGGTAGTATTATTTATTTTAACAATCCATTATATTGAAAATCAGCTTAAATATCAGCAGGAGCAATTAGAGCATAAAAATAACATCTTAACAATTAATGAACAGCATTATCGTTCTCTTTTTGAAAATAATCCAGATGCTGTTTTTACATTAGATTTAGCAGGCAACTTTATTGCAGTAAATGCATCTGTTCTCCCCTTAACTAATCTTACGTTAGAGGAACTTCTCCAGCTCACATTAATGGATTTACTGGTAGAAGAAGAAAAAAACAAAATGTTGCTAATACTCAAAGATGTCTATAAAGGGAGCAATGCAAGTTTTGAAACGATTATGAGAACAAAAGGGGAAAAAACAGTAAACCTAAAAGTTACTGCTTTACCTATTAATATTAATGAAAAGATAACAGGTGCCTACTTTATTGCGCAAGATATAACGAAACAAATTGAAATGCAAAATAAAGTTCGATTCTTGGCTTATCATGATGAATTGACCGGACTATTAAATAGAAGAGGGATTTATCGGAGAGTGGAGAATTATATTCAATCAAAAACACTTGCTGCAGCCATTTTAATTGATATTGATATGTTTAAGGATATTAATGATCATCTCGGTCATATGGCTGGGGACATTTTTCTCCAACAAGTAGCTTATAGATTACATCAGGTAATAGAGACAAAAGGATTGATTGGAAGAATGGGTGGAGATGAATTTTTAATATGTATGACAGCAACTCAGGATAAATGGGAAGTAATTGAAATCCTTCAAGAAATTCAAACAGCAATGAAAGAACCGTTTAAAATTCAGGAATCCACTAAAGAAATCACATTAAGTATTGGGGTATCTTATTTTCCCGAAGATGGAGAGGACTTTAACACTTTAATCAAGCATGCGGATATGGCGATGTATAAAGCGAAGAAACATGGCAGAAATAACTTTATAGAATATTCATCTGCTTTTGAGGAAGAAAAGTTAAACCAAATAACAATGCTGCAAGAATTAAAATTAGCAATTAACCAAGAGCAATTTCATTTGAATTTTCAACCTAAGCATAGTTCTAATGATAATAAAATTGTTGGAATAGAGACATTAGTAAGATGGCAGCATCCGTCAAAAGGAATTATCAGCCCAGTTAAATTTATCCCTTTAACGGAGCAAAATGGTTTAATCATTCCTATTAGTAATTGGATTATTCAAGAAGCTTGCAGGATTTATTCACAATGGATTCAAAGTTATCATGTGTCCTTTCATCTATCGATTAATGTATCTCCAGCCCATTTTTTAGATAATGGTTTTATTGATTTCTTATTAAAATAA
- a CDS encoding EAL domain-containing protein, whose translation MFLRKKGFQISMDDFGTGYTSLTYLSQFNLDRIKIDRSFIMELPDNGNNGAIVESLISVAKNLDMIVTAEGVETEAQLKILNKWGCDEIQGYFFSKPLPAEELIEYWNKQVKDDC comes from the coding sequence ATATTCTTAAGAAAAAAAGGATTTCAAATATCAATGGATGATTTCGGAACGGGGTACACTTCCTTAACTTATTTATCACAATTTAATTTAGATCGGATTAAAATTGATCGCTCATTTATAATGGAACTTCCAGATAATGGGAATAATGGAGCTATTGTTGAATCATTAATATCTGTTGCTAAAAACCTGGATATGATTGTAACAGCAGAAGGGGTAGAGACAGAAGCACAATTAAAAATACTTAACAAATGGGGGTGTGACGAAATTCAAGGATATTTTTTCAGCAAGCCATTACCAGCTGAAGAGCTTATTGAATACTGGAACAAACAAGTTAAGGATGACTGTTAA
- a CDS encoding CBO0543 family protein — protein MEKNKMEKRFLKGLLIGNLLILLPVLFRKPPIKDWIFVYLYNAVTNGLIDMLLTSYKVIRYPVRFLPNLFKIHILFDFLIYPTFTVFYNQLTKKDKPFVVLYKLILFTIPFLFIEIWAERKTKLIKWKKGWKWYHTYFSIILKSLLTRSIIEALRKMKFLR, from the coding sequence ATGGAGAAAAATAAGATGGAGAAACGATTTTTAAAAGGGTTACTTATTGGGAATTTATTAATTCTACTACCTGTTTTATTTAGGAAGCCTCCAATAAAAGATTGGATATTTGTTTATTTGTATAATGCAGTCACAAATGGCTTAATTGATATGCTATTAACGTCCTATAAAGTAATTAGATATCCAGTTCGCTTTCTACCCAACTTATTCAAAATTCATATATTGTTTGATTTTTTAATTTATCCGACATTTACAGTTTTTTATAATCAGTTAACGAAGAAAGATAAACCTTTTGTTGTTTTATATAAATTAATTTTATTTACAATACCATTTTTATTTATCGAAATATGGGCGGAAAGAAAAACAAAGTTAATTAAATGGAAAAAAGGCTGGAAATGGTATCATACTTATTTTAGCATTATCCTTAAGTCACTTTTGACAAGATCGATTATCGAAGCACTAAGGAAAATGAAATTTTTAAGGTGA
- a CDS encoding DUF454 family protein, whose protein sequence is MKPIYRWMYIFLGTIFLILGIIGVFLPLLPTTPFLLLTSFFYMRGSERINKWFRSTSFYRDYVEGFRKGELTIKQKIKIIISCYICLAISAIFVDHLYTRIVLGCIAIVQAISMFIIKTKKENPEVIIKK, encoded by the coding sequence ATGAAGCCTATCTATCGATGGATGTATATTTTTTTAGGAACAATCTTTTTGATTTTAGGGATAATTGGAGTTTTTTTACCTTTGTTGCCAACTACCCCTTTCTTATTATTAACTTCCTTTTTCTATATGAGAGGTTCTGAGCGTATTAATAAGTGGTTTCGTTCTACTTCCTTTTATCGTGATTATGTGGAAGGATTCCGAAAAGGGGAACTGACGATAAAGCAAAAGATAAAAATTATTATCTCCTGTTATATTTGCTTAGCTATAAGTGCTATCTTTGTTGATCATTTATATACGAGGATTGTTTTAGGATGCATTGCGATTGTCCAAGCGATCTCCATGTTTATTATAAAGACGAAAAAAGAGAATCCGGAAGTAATTATAAAAAAATAG
- a CDS encoding GNAT family N-acetyltransferase, whose amino-acid sequence MEEMNTRVLRITEAKDNAIFVYEEIENKLLGWVHVFGKYLIELEYAEIGGLDIDCNARRQGIGLKLMGKCEIGAIENGYQEIKLRPGEQRKEAHKFYKKIGCDKIKSQQLFLLKL is encoded by the coding sequence ATGGAAGAGATGAATACTCGTGTGCTACGAATAACTGAGGCTAAAGATAATGCTATTTTTGTCTATGAAGAGATTGAGAATAAGCTCTTAGGATGGGTTCATGTTTTTGGTAAGTATCTAATTGAACTTGAGTATGCAGAAATTGGTGGATTAGATATAGATTGTAATGCTAGAAGACAGGGGATCGGCTTAAAATTAATGGGAAAATGTGAGATAGGGGCAATAGAAAATGGTTATCAAGAAATAAAATTACGTCCAGGCGAACAGAGAAAAGAAGCCCATAAATTTTATAAGAAAATTGGTTGTGATAAGATCAAAAGTCAACAACTTTTTTTATTGAAGTTATAA
- a CDS encoding phosphotransferase, with product MTNIWDPEYTITKELASRLIEEQFPISVDSIEEIGEGFDNTIFRVNKCYTFRFPRREIAVKLLKSEWELLRIIADQLPVPVPKPIFLGAESHAFPRIFIGYHYLAGKAPQALTNEERLKMIKPLAMFLKKLHSLTIDRFQTVPYDEFDRLHIDKRKSRLIDAIQKLQKYENLSLFDLAKDYAKNVTHNTVPNVTVLTHGDLHIRNMLVNEEKELAGMIDWGDTHIGHPAVDLSIAYSLFPSEGQKQFFSIYGEVDDTTLKLAQFKAIFTIVSLLTYSIDKKDNELYEEGKISLSLVLLGE from the coding sequence ATGACGAATATATGGGATCCAGAATACACGATAACAAAGGAACTAGCTTCGCGATTGATAGAGGAACAGTTTCCTATTAGTGTAGATTCTATTGAAGAAATAGGGGAAGGGTTTGATAATACTATTTTCCGTGTCAATAAATGTTATACTTTTCGATTCCCGAGAAGAGAGATTGCGGTGAAACTTTTAAAAAGTGAATGGGAGCTATTACGGATTATCGCAGATCAACTGCCAGTACCCGTTCCGAAGCCGATTTTTTTAGGGGCAGAAAGCCATGCCTTTCCAAGAATTTTTATAGGATATCATTATTTAGCTGGGAAAGCTCCTCAAGCGTTAACCAATGAAGAAAGATTAAAGATGATAAAGCCGTTAGCGATGTTTTTGAAAAAATTGCATTCTCTTACAATAGACCGATTCCAGACGGTTCCATATGATGAATTCGATCGACTTCATATTGACAAAAGAAAATCCCGATTAATTGATGCTATTCAGAAACTGCAAAAATATGAAAATCTTTCTTTATTCGATTTAGCCAAAGACTATGCAAAGAACGTAACACATAATACAGTCCCAAACGTTACCGTATTGACGCATGGAGATTTGCACATTCGCAATATGCTTGTAAATGAAGAGAAGGAGCTTGCTGGAATGATTGATTGGGGTGATACACATATTGGTCATCCAGCTGTTGATTTATCCATTGCTTACAGTTTATTTCCTTCTGAAGGACAAAAGCAATTTTTCTCTATCTATGGGGAAGTAGATGATACTACGTTAAAACTAGCTCAGTTTAAAGCGATATTTACGATTGTATCCTTGCTTACCTACAGCATAGATAAAAAAGATAATGAACTTTATGAAGAAGGGAAAATTAGTTTATCTCTTGTTTTGTTAGGAGAATAG
- a CDS encoding aldo/keto reductase: MDYVKLGSTGLEVSRLCLGCMSYGEPDRGGHAWTLTESDSRPFIKKALELGINFFDTANVYSDGSSEEIVGRALRDFTSRDEVVLATKVHGRMRPGVNGAGLSRKAIMSEIDNSLKRLGTDYVDLYQIHRWDYGTPIEETMEALHDIVKAGKVRYIGASSMYAWQFLKANHIAEKNGWTRFVSMQNYLNLLYREEEREMLPLCKEEGIGVIPWSPMARGRLTRDWEETSTRKETDEFGKTLYSHTEAADRQVVERVKAMAEKRGVPRAQVALAWVLQKEPVTAPIIGATKLHHLEDAAAALSLQLTQEEITSLEEPYIPHPVLGFA; the protein is encoded by the coding sequence ATGGATTATGTTAAATTAGGCTCTACTGGTTTAGAAGTCTCTCGTCTTTGTCTTGGTTGTATGAGTTATGGGGAACCCGATCGTGGTGGTCATGCATGGACATTAACAGAAAGCGATAGTCGTCCATTTATCAAAAAAGCATTGGAGCTTGGCATTAACTTTTTTGATACCGCAAATGTCTACTCTGATGGTTCAAGCGAAGAAATTGTAGGACGGGCATTACGTGACTTTACGAGTCGCGATGAGGTTGTTCTTGCTACAAAGGTACATGGCAGAATGCGTCCAGGTGTTAATGGTGCTGGACTTTCCCGAAAAGCAATTATGAGTGAAATTGACAATAGTTTAAAAAGACTTGGTACAGATTATGTGGATCTCTATCAAATACATAGATGGGATTATGGAACGCCAATTGAAGAAACAATGGAAGCATTACACGATATTGTTAAAGCTGGAAAAGTCCGTTATATCGGAGCTTCATCCATGTATGCATGGCAATTTTTAAAAGCAAATCATATAGCGGAAAAGAATGGCTGGACACGTTTCGTATCAATGCAAAATTACTTGAATCTTCTTTACCGTGAGGAAGAACGAGAAATGCTGCCCCTCTGTAAAGAAGAAGGTATTGGAGTCATCCCATGGAGCCCGATGGCACGTGGTCGCTTAACTAGAGATTGGGAAGAAACAAGTACCCGCAAAGAAACAGATGAATTTGGCAAAACATTATATTCTCACACAGAAGCAGCGGATCGCCAAGTCGTGGAACGCGTAAAAGCAATGGCAGAAAAACGTGGCGTGCCTCGTGCACAAGTTGCACTTGCATGGGTTTTACAAAAAGAACCCGTTACCGCACCTATTATTGGCGCAACAAAACTGCATCATCTAGAAGATGCCGCTGCGGCACTTTCATTACAATTGACACAAGAAGAAATTACTAGCTTAGAAGAACCATATATTCCGCATCCAGTACTTGGATTTGCGTAA
- a CDS encoding sporulation protein, whose protein sequence is MLKNIKNFFARSLPNVDLVLEKNEVRHDETIAGDFYIKGGAKQQKLKRLECILLKVYKDESKETVETVKTILMSRTLLAKENAMIPFTFLVSKEMEPSTEEFTYKLHTNLFFAENKVSTDHDELVIVKE, encoded by the coding sequence TTGTTGAAAAACATTAAGAATTTTTTTGCAAGAAGTTTGCCGAATGTAGACTTAGTTTTAGAGAAAAACGAAGTGAGGCACGACGAAACTATTGCAGGGGATTTTTATATAAAAGGTGGAGCAAAGCAGCAAAAGTTAAAAAGGTTAGAGTGTATTTTGCTCAAGGTGTATAAAGATGAATCAAAAGAGACAGTAGAAACGGTAAAAACAATTCTTATGTCTAGGACATTACTAGCTAAAGAAAATGCTATGATCCCATTTACTTTTTTAGTATCTAAAGAAATGGAACCATCAACGGAGGAATTTACCTATAAATTGCATACAAATCTCTTTTTCGCTGAGAATAAGGTAAGTACAGACCATGATGAATTAGTAATAGTAAAAGAATAG
- a CDS encoding APC family permease, producing MFGAIKRFLIGRPLKSYELGEQKLNKTKALAILSSDALSSVAYGPEQILIVLITISAAAFWYSIPIAIGVLILLSALILSYRQIIFAYPNGGGAYMVSKSNLGVNPGLIAGGSLLVDYILTVAVSVSAGTDAITSAFPALHNYNVEIAIAFVLLLTVLNLRGVTESASILAYPVYLFVLALFILIGVGVYNILTGNVSSELHTPIGTPVAGISLFILLKAFASGSSALTGVEAISNAIPNFKKPAPNNAAKTLLLMGALLAVLFTGIVTLAYYYGITPKAEVTVVSQIAEGVFGRNFMYFFIQVTTALILILAANTGYSAFPLLAVNLAKDKFVPRMFLIRGDRLGYSNGIIILGLASILLILVFNAKTEHLIPLYAVGVFLPFTLSQSGMMVKWLREKPKGWVPKFIINTVGALISFIVTMVFFLTKFSQIWSILIFLPIIVFIFHKINKHYLAVGDQLRLTTCEPALTIQGNVMIVPVAGMTHVVENTLNYAKSLKPEQIIAVYVSFEREEEKIFEAKWAKWQPEIRLVTLHSYYRSIINPLRKFVDTVEHKAKEGNYQVTVVIPQFIPKKGWHNILHNQSSLLIRTFLLYRRNVVITTVPYHLTK from the coding sequence ATGTTTGGAGCTATTAAAAGATTTTTAATTGGACGTCCATTAAAATCATATGAACTAGGTGAACAAAAACTGAATAAAACAAAAGCTTTAGCCATTCTCTCTTCCGATGCTTTATCATCGGTTGCCTATGGTCCTGAACAAATTTTGATTGTTTTAATAACAATAAGTGCAGCTGCGTTTTGGTACTCCATTCCAATAGCTATAGGAGTATTAATTCTTTTAAGTGCACTTATATTATCCTATAGACAAATCATCTTTGCTTATCCAAATGGCGGCGGTGCTTATATGGTGTCAAAAAGCAATTTAGGTGTAAATCCTGGATTAATTGCTGGTGGTTCCTTATTAGTAGATTATATCTTAACCGTTGCGGTAAGTGTCTCTGCTGGTACTGATGCAATTACATCTGCATTTCCTGCTTTACATAACTACAATGTAGAGATTGCGATTGCATTTGTCCTTCTTCTAACTGTTTTAAATTTAAGAGGCGTGACTGAATCCGCTTCTATTTTAGCTTATCCTGTTTACTTATTCGTCTTAGCATTGTTTATTTTGATTGGCGTAGGTGTCTATAATATACTGACCGGAAATGTTTCATCTGAACTTCATACACCAATTGGTACACCAGTTGCGGGAATCAGTTTATTTATTTTATTAAAAGCCTTTGCTTCAGGAAGTTCTGCTTTAACAGGTGTTGAAGCTATATCAAATGCGATTCCTAATTTCAAAAAACCTGCGCCTAACAACGCTGCTAAAACCCTATTATTGATGGGAGCTTTGCTTGCAGTATTATTTACTGGAATTGTAACTTTGGCCTATTATTACGGAATTACTCCTAAAGCAGAAGTAACTGTTGTTTCCCAAATAGCAGAGGGAGTTTTCGGACGTAATTTTATGTATTTCTTTATTCAAGTAACAACGGCCTTGATTCTAATTCTTGCTGCCAACACTGGATATTCTGCATTTCCACTACTTGCAGTTAATCTTGCTAAAGATAAATTTGTTCCGAGGATGTTCCTAATCAGAGGAGACCGTCTAGGTTATTCAAATGGAATAATAATCTTGGGTCTAGCTTCAATCCTTCTAATCCTAGTTTTTAATGCTAAAACAGAGCATCTAATTCCGCTTTATGCTGTTGGGGTTTTCCTCCCATTCACCTTGTCACAAAGTGGAATGATGGTTAAGTGGCTTAGAGAAAAACCAAAGGGGTGGGTTCCCAAATTTATTATTAATACAGTTGGTGCTTTAATAAGTTTTATCGTTACAATGGTATTCTTTTTAACAAAATTCTCACAGATATGGTCCATATTAATTTTCTTGCCTATCATTGTGTTTATCTTTCATAAAATAAATAAACACTATTTAGCAGTTGGTGACCAGCTTAGACTTACTACTTGTGAACCGGCTTTAACTATTCAAGGGAATGTGATGATTGTACCTGTAGCAGGAATGACTCACGTAGTAGAGAATACCCTAAATTACGCTAAATCACTTAAACCAGAACAAATTATTGCTGTTTATGTTTCTTTTGAGAGAGAAGAAGAAAAAATTTTCGAAGCGAAATGGGCAAAATGGCAACCTGAAATTAGGCTTGTGACACTTCACTCTTATTACCGAAGTATCATTAACCCACTTAGAAAATTTGTTGATACAGTTGAGCATAAAGCAAAAGAAGGAAATTACCAGGTAACGGTGGTCATTCCACAATTCATACCGAAGAAAGGTTGGCACAATATTCTTCATAATCAATCTAGTTTATTGATTAGAACATTTTTATTGTATCGAAGAAACGTTGTAATAACAACAGTACCTTACCATTTAACAAAATAA
- a CDS encoding ABC transporter ATP-binding protein: MAILETKSLILSYGDTVIIDELDLQIPKGEITVFIGSNGCGKSTLLRSLARLLKPQSGSILIEKEMISKLSTKEIAKQLAILPQGPVAPEGLTVFQLVKQGRYPYQKWYRQWSEEDEQIVNNALEVTGMLALGERPVDSLSGGQRQRAWIAMTLAQNTNIILLDEPTTYLDMTHQIEVLDLLFELNEKENRTIVMVLHDINLACRYADHLIAIKDRSVYIQGKPEEVITSKVVKDVFNLDCEVTTDPLFGTPLCIPHGRGRHIKPII; this comes from the coding sequence ATGGCAATATTAGAGACAAAATCACTAATTTTATCATATGGGGATACAGTCATCATAGATGAACTAGATTTACAGATTCCAAAAGGCGAGATTACAGTATTTATTGGAAGTAATGGATGTGGAAAATCAACACTTCTTCGTTCATTAGCACGCTTATTAAAACCGCAGTCAGGCTCCATTTTAATTGAAAAAGAGATGATTTCTAAGCTTTCCACGAAAGAAATTGCTAAACAATTAGCCATTCTTCCACAAGGTCCAGTTGCTCCAGAAGGACTAACGGTATTTCAATTGGTGAAGCAAGGACGTTATCCATACCAAAAATGGTACCGACAATGGTCTGAGGAAGATGAACAAATTGTCAATAATGCTCTTGAAGTGACTGGTATGTTGGCATTGGGTGAACGCCCAGTGGATTCCTTATCGGGGGGCCAGAGACAACGTGCCTGGATCGCAATGACTCTTGCACAAAATACAAATATAATATTGTTGGATGAACCGACTACCTATTTAGATATGACGCACCAAATTGAGGTTTTAGACCTATTATTTGAATTAAATGAAAAGGAAAACCGCACGATTGTGATGGTTCTTCATGACATAAACCTAGCATGCCGCTATGCAGATCATCTGATTGCTATTAAGGACCGGTCTGTTTATATTCAGGGAAAACCAGAAGAAGTGATTACATCAAAGGTAGTTAAAGACGTTTTTAATCTTGATTGTGAAGTAACGACAGATCCCCTCTTCGGGACACCTTTATGTATCCCTCATGGCAGAGGACGCCATATAAAGCCAATAATATGA
- a CDS encoding FecCD family ABC transporter permease, with product MKKYTSFRVAKNHISFLFDSKSLFLISTFFIFLLVIFFISAGIGEEFIPPWEIVTILLGHGSDFDTLIVQSFRMPRILLSILVGMSLAVAGAILQSVVRNPLASPDIIGITGGASVAVVLFLALFSDMNHSLTISISWMPLAAFIGATLVAFLLYLLAWKKGVSPVRLVLVGIGLWALTKSLTTLFMILGPIYQVSQANIWITGSVYAANWGNIQIAAPIILILLMISFIMIRTVNIQDLGEEIAIGLGSKVQQQRFVLLLICTALIGTAVAFAGGIGFVGLMAPHIARKLVGSSFGALLPLSAFIGAILVLIADTIGRTLFLPIEVPAGIFTATIGAPYFIFLLYKQRNA from the coding sequence ATGAAGAAATATACATCTTTTAGAGTAGCCAAGAATCATATTTCCTTTTTATTTGATAGTAAATCATTATTCCTTATTTCTACTTTTTTTATTTTTCTGCTTGTTATATTCTTCATAAGTGCAGGTATAGGCGAAGAATTTATTCCACCTTGGGAAATTGTTACTATTTTATTAGGACATGGTTCAGATTTCGACACCTTGATTGTCCAATCTTTCCGAATGCCAAGAATTCTCTTATCCATATTAGTCGGGATGAGTTTAGCAGTGGCAGGAGCCATTTTACAGTCTGTTGTACGGAATCCGCTGGCTTCCCCCGATATCATCGGTATAACAGGTGGCGCTTCAGTAGCTGTCGTCCTATTTCTAGCTTTGTTTAGTGATATGAATCACTCTTTGACAATAAGCATTAGTTGGATGCCGCTAGCAGCTTTTATTGGTGCCACTTTGGTAGCGTTTCTACTCTATCTCCTTGCATGGAAGAAAGGTGTTTCACCTGTGCGCCTTGTTCTGGTTGGGATCGGGCTATGGGCATTAACAAAATCATTAACTACTTTGTTCATGATTTTAGGCCCAATTTATCAGGTTAGTCAGGCAAACATTTGGATTACTGGTTCTGTTTATGCCGCAAATTGGGGCAATATCCAGATTGCCGCTCCTATTATTTTAATTTTACTAATGATATCATTCATTATGATTAGAACTGTAAACATTCAAGATCTCGGGGAAGAGATAGCGATTGGATTAGGTTCTAAAGTACAGCAGCAGCGTTTCGTATTACTACTCATTTGTACTGCTTTAATTGGGACTGCTGTAGCATTTGCAGGTGGAATTGGGTTCGTTGGATTGATGGCACCTCATATAGCTCGAAAGCTTGTTGGTTCATCTTTTGGTGCGTTATTGCCATTATCTGCTTTTATCGGGGCAATTTTAGTACTAATTGCAGATACGATCGGCCGTACTTTATTTTTGCCGATTGAAGTTCCTGCAGGAATTTTTACCGCTACAATTGGGGCTCCATACTTCATCTTTCTTTTATATAAACAACGAAATGCATAG
- a CDS encoding FecCD family ABC transporter permease produces MLLTNNGRRITGLVIGSLLLCIIFIFSIVLGYTDTSFKTAIQAFQHFNGSNEHIIIKEIRLPRALIGTVVGSSLAIAGALLQALTKNPLASPDILGINSGASFFVILGLMFLSITSLQAFAWLAFLGATVTSVIVYFLGSLGREGLTPIKLTLAGAAMAALFSSMAQGFLVMNESALEEVLFWMAGSVQGRSLKILFSVLPYLIAGSLMAFLISNKINILTMGEDVAKGLGQRTGALKLLIGISVIFLSGASVAVAGPIGFIGIVVPHIVKWLVGNDYRWILPYCGITGGILLLLADIGARYIVMPQEVPVGIMTAIIGTPFFIYIARKGGKDS; encoded by the coding sequence ATGTTACTAACGAATAATGGAAGGAGAATTACTGGACTTGTAATCGGTTCATTATTATTATGTATCATTTTCATTTTTAGTATTGTACTAGGTTATACAGATACTAGCTTCAAAACGGCCATACAAGCTTTTCAGCATTTCAATGGTTCAAATGAGCATATTATTATTAAAGAAATCCGCCTTCCAAGGGCATTAATTGGAACAGTCGTAGGCAGTAGTTTAGCGATTGCCGGGGCTCTACTACAGGCTTTGACTAAAAACCCACTGGCTTCTCCAGATATACTGGGCATTAATTCAGGTGCCAGTTTTTTTGTCATTTTAGGACTTATGTTCTTATCGATTACTTCATTACAGGCATTTGCTTGGCTCGCTTTTTTAGGGGCAACAGTTACCTCTGTCATTGTTTATTTTCTGGGATCATTGGGGCGTGAGGGACTAACACCCATTAAATTAACACTAGCCGGAGCTGCGATGGCAGCATTGTTTTCATCCATGGCACAAGGATTTTTAGTAATGAATGAATCTGCCTTGGAGGAAGTGTTATTTTGGATGGCTGGTTCCGTCCAAGGAAGAAGTTTAAAGATTTTATTCTCTGTCTTACCTTATCTTATTGCCGGGAGCTTAATGGCATTTTTAATTTCGAATAAGATAAATATTTTGACCATGGGAGAAGATGTTGCAAAAGGACTTGGGCAACGAACTGGTGCGTTGAAATTGCTGATTGGAATTTCAGTTATCTTCCTTTCAGGAGCTTCAGTTGCAGTCGCTGGTCCAATTGGTTTTATTGGTATTGTTGTGCCACACATCGTAAAATGGCTGGTAGGTAATGATTATCGCTGGATTCTTCCTTATTGCGGAATCACTGGAGGAATCTTACTATTGCTTGCAGATATTGGCGCCAGGTACATCGTCATGCCTCAAGAAGTACCTGTAGGCATCATGACTGCTATCATCGGCACACCGTTCTTTATTTACATAGCTCGAAAAGGAGGTAAGGATTCATGA